The genome window TCGTCAAATCATCATGATCCATGTCAACTGAGGGTGGCTCTGTGgtagcactcctgcctctgaaccagaaggtcttggggaggtgggtttgtggggtggggggagtccagagaCTTAAACATATATAATTAGGCTGGCACTCTcactgcagtattgaggaagtactgcactgtcaaagatgccaccttttggatgaggtgttaaaatgAAGCTCCGTCTGCCCTCTGTAATGGACCCACAAGTTTCCATGGCACTATTAAGAGctagggagttctcctggtgtccttgccagtatccctcaaccagcatcccGAACCCAGATTGTCTGgttatcatcacattgctgtttgtgggaccttccaGTGTGCAatctggctgctgtgtttcctacattaaaacatttGACTTTACTTGAAAAGTACTTTTTTGGCTCCATAGCACTTTGGGAAaacctgagatcatgaaagatgtTGTATTGTTGAAAGCCCTTTTTTTCCTAACCTGGCTGCCATTTATTTTTCTAATAGCCAGCTTATAACCATACAGAGCCTAGTTGAAGCTGACCTTGTGTTAGCTGCAGTGCTCTGGAATCTGCCTCATTTAAATTGCAGTGAGGGTTTCAGAGTGTTGTTGAAGATATCAAAATTTGGCATTGCAGTTTTAATATCCTGACTATGGTTTATCTTCAGTGATCGAGCCAAGACCAGTCTACATGTGGCTTTGGGACATTacctgaaacagtccatgtccaaatgtagcaagacctggacaatatccaggcttgggctgacaggggGTAAAtaacacaagtatcaggcaatgaccatttccaactaAAGAGAgtgtaaccattgccccttgacattcaatcacagaatcttaatggcaccgaaggtggccactcagcccatcaagtctgcactggctctccaaatgagcattatgaccttgtgccattgcccttccttttccccatacccctgcacattgtttgtaTTCAAATTATcagctaatgccctcttgaatgcctcgattggacctgcctccactacacttccaggcaatgcattccagacacgAACCATttgttgtgtgaaaatgtttttttctcatgtcacacttacttcttttgcaaatcactttaaatctgtgccctctcgttcttgatccttttatgagtgacaacagctgctccctatctactctatccagcccctcatgattttgaacatttctatcaaacctcctctcacccTTCGTCTCTCCAAGAAgagcagtcccaacctctccaacctatcctcatagctgaagcttCTCAcacctggagccattcttgtaaacctcttctgcactctctccagtgtgttcacatcctccctataatttggtgcccagaactgtacacaatattccagctgagatctaacgagtgtcttatacaaattcagcataaccaccttgctcttgtattctatgtccctattaataaagcccaggatactatatgctttattaactgctctctccacctgacctgccaccttcaatgatctatgcacatatacacccaagtctttctgctccttcacctccttcaaaatttcaccccttattttatattgtctctccatgttcttcctaccactttgaacttcatctacccactccaccatcttgtctatgtcctcttgaagttccacaccatcctcctcacatttCACAACACTCctaagcttcatatcatccgcaaactttgaaattgccccctgcacaccaagatctagatcattaatatatatcaggaaaagcaaggggcctaataccgacccctggggaactccaccacaaatcttcctccagcgcggaaaatatccattgaccattactctctacttcctatttttcagccaattttgtatccacattgctactgccccttttattccatgagcaataacttttctctcaaGCCAGTTGTggggcactgtgtcaaatgccttttcaaagtccatgtacaccacatcaacagcattacccttatcaaccttttctgttacctcttcaaaaaactccaagttagttaaatacaatGTCCCCTTTAGaactccatgctggctcttctttatcaacccatattgtgttaacatcgctgaatctcccactgttaacatcctgggggttaccattgatcagaacctgaactggactagccatagaaatactgtggctacaagagcaggtcagaggctaggaaacctgcagtgagtaactcacccctgactccccaaagcctgtccattgtCTACAAGGCACACATTAGGGGTGTgagatggaatattttccacttgcctggataagtgcagttccaacaacactcaagaagattgacacagtccaggacaaaatagcccgcttgattggcagcacatccagaaacattcactccctctaccattgatgcacagtggcatctacaagatgcactgcaagaactcaccaaggttcctcagatagcaccttccaagctcacgaccactaccatctagaaggacaagggtaactGATGCTTGGgaactccaagccactcaccatcctggcttcgaaatatatccctgttccttcactgttgttgggtcaaaatcctgaaactccttccctaaaagcactgtgggtgtaccttcaccactgggaatgcagcagttcaagaaggcagctcaccagcaccatctcgagggcaattagggatgggcaataaatgctggcctagcttgccacgcccacgaatgaataaaaaataacctTTAGCGGTGTGAAGGAAAACCGTTCTTTAGGCTGTAATTCTGCCTGCTAGAGACACGAGCGCTACCTTATTTGTAACACAGCCATGTGCTTTCAGAGTTGTGCTCCCTCAGCATTGTGCAATGTAAATCTAAAATAACATCCTTCAGTATTTGCAAATTAGTAATTCTTTAAGTCTCTTTTCAAAGCAGAAAAAACCCGACTGCAATGAAAACTGAAAACCTTGTAATGCCAACAGAGATATAACAAAATATTCTGCAATTATATTGCCCCTTCAATATAGAGAAATGTCCTAAAGTACTTCACGGAGACATAATCAGTCAGAAATGGATGCTGAGACAAAGGGTATGTTAGGAGGGTGATAAAAGTTTTGGTTTTAAAGAAGGAATTAAAGGATGAGAAGGAGGGATtgtgaaggaattccagagcatgggtTTACAGAGATTAAAGAGATGGCTACCAATGGTGGGGCAAAAGGAAGGTGGGTTCACAAGGGGTCAGTGGAGCAGAGAGTTTGAGTGGGATGTGGTTATAGGACTTGAGGAGTTTGCGGAGACAATgacgggggcagggagggggttgTGGTCGGCAAGATCAAGAAGGGATTTAAACCGGAGAGTTAGAAGTTTAATTTTGAGGTGTTGGAGACTGGGAACTGATGTTggtcagcaaggacaggggtAAGTGATACATGGACTAGGAAATAATTACATCTCCTGGCAGGGTGTGATGCTTTTGCAGTCCTATTCACACAATATTAACGTAGTAAGCCCATGGTTTTAAGGATGTGTGAAGTTTACAGTCTAGCTTAATGTAATTGCTTTATGTTTTGTCCTGTACGCCAATAACCTTTTGTTTTATGAGAAAAGACTTTGTGTTAGGAATTTCCCATGAGGATGAGATTGCAACAAATCGACTTGATTTGATTGCCTGCTGGTGAGGTTAGCTAACAGGCTTGCAAACATTCAGAGACCACCAAATCTGCTGCACATATGGTTTCTTTAAAAAGACGTATTTAACTACATATTCTGGGGACAATAGTTTGTTACATTTCGGCTCTGGGTGATGTAAGCTTTCTCAGCATAGTCCAGGAGTATTtgttctttaaatattttttccttttgttttctgTTTATAAAATTGTTTGGGTTCTCATTTAATATCTTCATTCTTACTTtctgtccttttttaaaattgcttTACTTTGCTAAGTGAAATATTTCCTTTATCATCTTGTGACAAGGAGATCTGGTTTCTGCATAACCTGTTGGAATTTAGAATTACCTACACTAAATAAAAGGTTTTGTCATGTTACAAAAGCAATTGCAACAAATAAAGAGTAATGAAAATATGGAAAGGGGCAGGCATTCATTTTGTTTACTCAGACTCTAAATGATTTCCTGTTCCCATTCCAGTAATTGCTGGAAGTTCTTGGGAAAATAGATCGCATTAATGCTGGATAGTTACCAGTATATTTTTTTCAATGGCTTTTTGTCATGGTTAGTGGTGAAAAATGAATATTTTAAGGTACATTTTTAAATTGAATACATTCCTCACTTGAGTCACAGTGCAGGACGTTTGCAAAAGGGACATCAGATGACTTGGTAGCTGATTTACATTGCTTCCTATGTACCTGTAGCTTGGTATTTCCCTTGATGGCATCTCCAAGATTAGTAATTCATCATATGTGTGATTTAGAAGTAAACTAAACACCTCTTCCCTACAGAATCTTTTTGTCACTCAGTGACGTGCCACTGGACCGTTGACCCCTCCAATTGCTAGGGACTGCCTACCTGGCCCTGGCAATGTGAAAAAAATCTTACCTGACCTTCAAGGACGCCTTAACTTGagttcttattgaaacatttaagatcctgagggaacttgacagggtggatgctgaaaggatgtttcccattCGAGGTACTAGAACTAGGGGGACATGGTTTGAAAATAAGATctctcatttaggacagagattagaagaaattttttctctctgagggttgtgagcatgtggaattctcttccctagagagcagtagaggcagggtcattgaatatttttgtggctgagttagattcttgattaacaaggcagtcaaaggttatgggagtaacaggaaagtagagttgaggccacaatcaaatcagccatgatcttatcaaatgacggagcaggctcgaggggctgaatggcctactcctcctaattcatatgttagtATGTAACATTTACAGTGTCTGTACACAACTTGGGCATCATCTTTAGTAGGCATTAAGCGGCTTTTAATTATAAATATATCTGACTTTTCTTTCACTGAATCTCTTTGTAATGAACGTAGCTCTAAAAATGCAGTGAATCTATTAGTAAGGAACTTTTTAAACTCTGGAGATCTTTTGTTTTGAGAAAAAAGTATTTCTTTAAATTTCTTCCAGAATATCAGTAATATTTTGTATCCTAGCATTCAGTTCTTATTGGGTGCATATTACATTAAGGGAATTTCAGTAATTTTCCCACAAGCCTTGCTGTTATTTCACATGTTTTAATGCCTTGCATTATTTTTatgtttaaaatcttttctttggcAGTAGGATTATATTAACACAAAGTTTTCAATCTCATCGAGGGTTGGTTGATTGAAAGCCACTTTCTCACTTGGTTAAAATTGTTTGTATATAAACTTCTAAATGATATTAAAACAAAAGTGCAATGCAGGAGAAATATGGATTTTATTGCACTGGTTCTGAATGCAGCATGTCTAGCAATCTAGCATGTATAATTCCTGAAGCAAGTGAGTTTCTAGTCTTTGACACTTGAAAATAATCTGGTTTGTAATACTGCAGCATGCCCTGAGATTTTCTTGGTCTCCTCAGTGTAAATGCAGAGAGAAAAACATGTAGGGGAAAGTTTAATTTaacagagaggggaggaggaacaTTATAGAAAATGTATTTTGCCATGTAAAACTTATTTGACCTCCACCCTTCTCAGTTTCCAACTTGTAATCTAAAAGGTTTAACAAGCGATTCTACAGTGCGGGAGATCAGACACTACAgtactccaattctggcctcatctAACATACATGTGCATTTTCTACAGCACCAAGTTTGAGGTTTTCTCTCTGTAGCTCGGTTAGTGTAGGCATGCCTTTGTTACATCCTGGACTCATCTATTCCATTGCTTTCCTAGGCAGCTTTCCTTTTAACATCCTCCCTAAATTTGTGCTCATCCAGAATTCTGTTGCCCATATCCATCCGTACCTCACTGATCCACATTGACTCTtggtccagcaatgccttcaTTTTTAAATACCCATCTTTTTTagccaaatccctccatggtctcatccctctgtacctcagtaacttcctccagtcctccATGATCTCTGCGCTCTTTGAATTCTGACCTCCTATTTGTCCCCAGttttattccctccaccatcagtggctgtaccttcagctgccttgctCCTGAACCCTGGAATTGCCTCTTGAAATCTCTCCATCTTTTTTAAatgcttttgatcacctgtcccagtatctccttatgtggcttatgTTAGATTTTGTATAATGATCTCCGAAGTATGAGAAAATGGGTCTTTCACTAAACATTCTGAAAACTAAAGTCATCTCCCAAGCAGCTTCCTCAACACAACATCTTCCCCCATCAGCTAAGATCAAcggtgagatcctggaaaatgcaGATACTTTTCCAGATCTTGGGAGCTTTCCCTTGACAAAAGCAGACATGGATAACAAAATTCATCATCGCCTCCATTGTGCCTGTTCAATCTTCGGCCATCTGagaagagtatttgaggacctgGATCTGAAACCCGAGACTTAGGTCATGGCTTACTAAGTAGCAGTGATCCTGGCATTTGTATATGCTTCGGAGACTTGAACAGCCTCCAGCAGAGAAGTACCATCAGTGGATAAGTACCACCAGTTGTacctttgcaagatcctccaaatccggtGACAAGAAAGATGGTCCAACAGCagcgtcctctcccaagccaacttgacCAGCAccgaggtgctaatcactcagAACCAGCTCTGTTGGGTAGGACATGTCGTTTGTATGCCTGACACCGGACtcccgaagcaactgctctactttgAACTCAGTCACTGCAGAAGACGTCCAGTAGGGcagtggaaatgctttagggatgtcctcaaagcatccttgAAGAGATCAAGCATCCCCACTGACTCGAGAGATCCtgacttgtgactgaccaaaatgaagAAGGCCTATTCTGGAAGGCACTGAGCACGTTGAGAGACTTTGTCGGGAACATGCAGAGGCAAAGTTGAGGTGTTGGAGAGAGTCTCCAAATAACTCACCTACCTGACCTTCCAAGCATGTGGCAGAATCTGTAGATCGTGCATTGAACCTACtggccatctcagaacccattgaactaGAATGGCAGCAAGTCATCTtcgatcccgagggactgcctaagaacaAGAAGCCTGATAATCACCCCTGTGAAGGGCTTGGGtgatttactacattaaaggcacaatataagtGCAAGCTGTTGTTAATTGTAGTGCCACCAGGACTCTGCCCGAGATCAGTTAACATGGACCCCAATCTTCCTCATTGGTTTCACCTCACACCAAACAACAGTGAGCAATGGGagcagcaggccatttggccccttaaaCCTGCTCTTTCATTCAGTAAGATCTAatggctgctctgattgtggtctcaactccactttcctgtctgctgccCATGATCCTTCATTCCcttgtggatcaaaaatctgtctcgtTCAACCTTAAACGTATTCTAtgaccagcctccactgctcactggggttGAGAATTTCAAGGGTCAACGACCCTCTGAtagaagaaattccacctcatctccatcttaaatgggagaccccttacttaAAACCTTGCCCCTAATTTTAAATTCCGCCATGTGGGGAAGCATCCTCTTGGAATCTCTCAAAACACTAGACCGAGCCAACACCTCACCCTGGTATAACTTTTGGCTGGAGTAATTGGATGAGGAGCTTGAGTGCCAGTTTGTTGACCCTTGGGATTATTTTCTCAATTTTAATGAAAATAGTTTCCTGCTTCATTTACTGAAGCCTTTGAAAAGCTTTTAATGTTGGAATCATGCAGGTAGTTGACATTTGTTGATACTCCCTAACGAATGGAGGTATTTTAAAATGAAACGGTTAATGCCTCTGCTAGAATATCTGAGCCAGGAGTTTGACTACAAATTTTGCAGTAAATTGCAGGCTAGAGGTGATCACCGACAGAAAAAAACAGCAAGATTTGGGAGTTGGTGCAGCAAACGAGGGAAACCTCCATttaatagattttttaaaaaacgcaGCAGTTTAGCCCGAGTCCTGTGAAAATGTTGATCTTTGTCGCATTTGATTTGAAAAGCCCTTTCAGAGTTCATTCCGATTGGCGTGGAGGAGATCCAGGCCGGTGTTtgcagctttctctctccctctctcactctctctctctcactctctcatcctccGCCCCCGGGAGTCGGTGCTTTAACACGCCGGGGCTGGCGCTCGCTTCCCTATTCATTGCCGAGATGCTGCACTCGCTGCGAGCTCAGGGATCCGCTCTCAGTGCCCGGTGCCCTCGCCCCGCTCGCAGGCGGGCGATGCAACACTGAACCAAATCTCGTTTGCATCTATCTGCCAAGGGAAGGAGGGAATCAATGGCATTCAGTCACCAAGCTCTGGCTTTTCACAcacctgcctctgtctctgcgctgCCTCCTGCATAGACTGGATTCACACACACGCGCTAAGGAGCATTCTGCTATTGCATGTTCCTCCACTCAGTGGTTCAGTGTTGGATGTTCCTCCACTGAGTGGTTCAGTGTTGGATGTTTCCCATTGAGCAGTCTAATGTTGGATGTTCCTCTAGTGAGTGGTCCACTGTTGAATGTTCCTCCATTGATCAGCCTAGTGTTGGATGTTCCTCCGTTGAGTGGCCTACTGTTGGATGTTTCAGGTACAGACGAAGGTGGAAGGAGCCATGTACTTGCTGGACAATGAGCCCTACCCTGAGATGATGAAGAGGGGGACTCCTCAGAGGAAGACCGTCTACcggatctccctcactctggtcaAACGGGAGGCAGCCACGGCCGAGGCTGGCAGCAAACCTTCACCTTCCCCCCGATCTGAGGGGGCTCCAGACAGGCCAGGCTGCCCCAGTGGCACCCACCAGCCCGGGAGCCAGTGCCCAGCTGAGTGTAGCGAAGCTGATGATGAATTTGAGCCACAAGCAAATCTTCGGAGCTTTCGGACCTTCAGCACTGGCCACCTGGAACTGGGCAGGCTAAAGGTGGCCAGGAGGTCCCGAGATCTGGGCTTCAAACTCAAGGACAATCCAACCAAAGACCTGGTCACGTTGAGGCGCAGAGATGGGACTTTGGCCAGACCGAGCAGCATGCTGGCGACGGTGGATGTGGAACTAAAGAACAAGAAAAATTGGACCCATTGCACTGAGAAGCTGGGGACAGGAGCTGAATCCAAGGAACAGGTTACTGGGACTACCAGTATCTCAAACCAGGGAAAGGACCAACAAGAAGGCAGATCTTGTACTGAAGGAAGTAGAAGAGGAGATCCAGCCAAAGCCCTTTGTGTGAAAGAGTTCTCAACACCTTTACAGTCCATTAATACAGAGGCACTTTATCCAAGGAAATCGCCAAGAGCAGGGGGCAAGTCAGCTTTGAGGAAAATTGAGACAACCATCAAGAGAGACTCGAATGATTCACTGAAGAGTCCTTTGGGGGACAAGGAGCTAATAACAGTGTCACCTCCTAGTTCAGAGGCTGATTCCTCTAAGCACATTGCTCCAAAAGGGGAACATGGTTTACTGTCTGTTGCCCCAGTAGTGGGCTCATCTCTGCCATCTGACTGTTCAACTATTTGCGTAGATGCCATCAAACAAACTCCCCCGACGTCTATGGCAACAGACAAGCGGCATCCAAGTTTACTCAGAAGAAGCTTCAGCTTCAGACACTGGAATGGAGAGCTAGTGAGGTTTAAAGCATTATCGAAGGAGAGACATCACGGCAGCTCCAGCTGTCTCTCTGGCGTGGAGACTGGAAGCGAATTCAAAGTCCAAAAGCCTGAGTCTTACTATGGGGAACCTTTAACAAATGAGAAGCGGAACACCTTAGATGTTGGGGAAGTGCTGAATAAAACGGATCCACTCTCCGAGCCTGGACGGTGGGAGCGGGGAAAACGAAAGAACAGGACTTTAGACAACAGTGACATTCACAAGCTTTCTGAAAacttagagatggggagggatggcTTTTTAACAGGTGCTGTGAGGTCCAGCTCCCAGGAGCACAAACTCTTCAGGTTTTTTAGTGGCATTTTCTCAAAGCGTGATGGTACTTCAACACCTGTTACAAGTCCTTATGGAAAATCACACCGGGATCATGTTGCCAAATCCAAAGGATATGCTCGCAGCCAGAAGAAGGGAGTACCGGCCTTAGAGCAGTCTAGCAGTGAGAGCATTGATGAAAATATTTCTCAAAACGGTATGGCATTGATAGTGTTCTGCTCTTTGATGAAACTGTGTAAAGCCTGTTTTCTGAAAATTTGATCAGTGGCTTTGCTATAACCCAGCGAGTCCTCAAAAATAAATAGGTAGAGGACTTGCCACTGGGTCACAAAGCAGAAAATTAATGACTGGTTCACTGGGGTCATGTATTAGTGTAGGTGGAAAACAATGAATTCATAACATACGTTACTGTGCTGTGTTTAAGTTAGTTTGGAGGGAATGTTAATAACTGGTGATGTTTGATTGACACTGAAGTGGCAAGTTGAGGTGTTTTCTACCATAGTATGAGGGCTTTTAGCTCTGAACATGCAAGCCCCTAATAGATTGGATGCAGTTCCCTTTTAGAAGAAGGGAAAAACCAAGACAATTAGCTTTTGAGTTGGCAGTTACATTATGTGTATTCAGCAATCCACATGATGGGTGCTGGAAAGCTTGTAACTGCAGGATGGAAAAATATGTTAAGTGTGGTATTACGCAAGCAGCAGAAGACATCAATTTTATGAAAATATATGGAGGTGTATTTCATTTTACTGCATTTGTCTGGGTTTCAACTACACAAAGCATTAACTTGGTGCATGAAATACTTGAGATAGAAATAATTGCCTTGTGAGTTGAGTTTTTATTGTTATTTTGCCTAGAAATTAGAATGGTGTACATTACTGTTTGGCCCTTGTTTGTTGGATAGCTTTTATAGCTGTGAGACATTGTCATCATTGGCATTGTCAATATAGTTGTAATCCTGTCATCATTACAAAAAATTGCTCAATTTGAATATTTTAAACTATGTTTGAAATGTATAGGATGTTGAAACTTCAAAATATGCTCTCCTTCCACCCAAcagtgtttttgttttaaatctgccCTTTATGTGTTGCACACTCTTTTCTGCAGTCTTTACCTTGTAGGTATAATCATAATTGACTTTAAGAAATACAAATGGGTTTATGGTTGCCAGGTATTAATTAAATATGCGTTTTTGAAATAACGAGTCTTAGCCGAGCTTTTAGACAATCATAAAGGCTGCTGTAAATAAATGGGAATCTATTACATTTTAGGACCCGTCAAGAATTGGAAAAGTTATTACTTTTCTAAAAGGTGACTGTCAGAAGTGGCGTTTGATTTGTAGAAAGCCTTGTAATTTGGAAATCAGATGGAGAACGGTATTACTAATCTGTCTGCCATGTTGAGATCTTTATCCACAGAAGATTAAGGTCAGATAGGATTAAGGTCAGGATCTGTTTAGGGTTTGAAGCCTACGTGAATATTCAAAGGCATTCCAGATGCTGAGCGTTAGCACTGGGTACTGGCTTGGCAAAAATCAAATCCTAATTTGATGTTGCATTGTCATCTGTGGTGGCTAAAGGGAAATCCCCTGTTAGACCTGAAAAGTGGAAAAGTCATTTGGTAGCAACTCTAAGCCAAAAAATAACAGAATAGGTACTTGAAATGATCTATCATAAAAACTGAAAAGTGACATTATTTAATCCTCACACCTGTACAGTGTTGAAGAAAGCTGGCACCGACACAAGCCAAATGGTTGCCTCCTGTggtgtagccattctatgattcaagaGCATTATTAAACTAAgtgtgacaccaagccacataaggagattggtcaaaagcttgatcaaagaaataggttttaaggaatgtcttaaaggaggaaagtggagtagaggggcttaggaagggaattccagagtttaggactcAGGCAGCTTAAGACACAGCCACCAGAactgcagcaattaaaattgggaatgcacaagaggccagaattaggatgagcgcagatatcttagaggattgtggggctggaggaacttacagagatagggaggggcaaggccatggaaaggtttgaagacaaggatgagaattttaaaatcaagatgttgcttgacgaGGAGCCAGTGTGGTTCAGTAAGCACAGGGCTgatggtgaggaggatgtggtGCATGTTTGTTCATAGGTG of Carcharodon carcharias isolate sCarCar2 chromosome 12, sCarCar2.pri, whole genome shotgun sequence contains these proteins:
- the agap1 gene encoding uncharacterized protein agap1 isoform X7, encoding MFQVQTKVEGAMYLLDNEPYPEMMKRGTPQRKTVYRISLTLVKREAATAEAGSKPSPSPRSEGAPDRPGCPSGTHQPGSQCPAECSEADDEFEPQANLRSFRTFSTGHLELGRLKVARRSRDLGFKLKDNPTKDLVTLRRRDGTLARPSSMLATVDVELKNKKNWTHCTEKLGTGAESKEQVTGTTSISNQGKDQQEGRSCTEGSRRGDPAKALCVKEFSTPLQSINTEALYPRKSPRAGGKSALRKIETTIKRDSNDSLKSPLGDKELITVSPPSSEADSSKHIAPKGEHGLLSVAPVVGSSLPSDCSTICVDAIKQTPPTSMATDKRHPSLLRRSFSFRHWNGELVRFKALSKERHHGSSSCLSGVETGSEFKVQKPESYYGEPLTNEKRNTLDVGEVLNKTDPLSEPGRWERGKRKNRTLDNSDIHKLSENLEMGRDGFLTGAVRSSSQEHKLFRFFSGIFSKRDGTSTPVTSPYGKSHRDHVAKSKGYARSQKKGVPALEQSSSESIDENISQNDAFVNSQEWTLSRSVPELKVGIVGNLASGKSALVHRYLTGTYVQEESPEGGRFKKEIVVDGQSYLLLIRDEGGPPEAQFAMWVDAVIFVFSLEDENSFNAVYYYYTRMANYRSTTEMPMVLVGTQDAISAANPRVIDDSRARKLSNDLKRCTYYETCATYGLNVERVFQDVAQKIVATRKKQQLSIGPCKSLPNSPSHSSVCSAQVSAVHVSQTSNGGGSLSDYSSSVPSTPSTSQKELRIDIPQTANTPTPVRKQSKRRSNIFASRKGSDLDKEKKNLETRADSIGSGRAIPIKQAPTGYGRNLNKMAARIASLHQDENVKVWLKANLNRFL
- the agap1 gene encoding uncharacterized protein agap1 isoform X4, giving the protein MFQVQTKVEGAMYLLDNEPYPEMMKRGTPQRKTVYRISLTLVKREAATAEAGSKPSPSPRSEGAPDRPGCPSGTHQPGSQCPAECSEADDEFEPQANLRSFRTFSTGHLELGRLKVARRSRDLGFKLKDNPTKDLVTLRRRDGTLARPSSMLATVDVELKNKKNWTHCTEKLGTGAESKEQVTGTTSISNQGKDQQEGRSCTEGSRRGDPAKALCVKEFSTPLQSINTEALYPRKSPRAGGKSALRKIETTIKRDSNDSLKSPLGDKELITVSPPSSEADSSKHIAPKGEHGLLSVAPVVGSSLPSDCSTICVDAIKQTPPTSMATDKRHPSLLRRSFSFRHWNGELVRFKALSKERHHGSSSCLSGVETGSEFKVQKPESYYGEPLTNEKRNTLDVGEVLNKTDPLSEPGRWERGKRKNRTLDNSDIHKLSENLEMGRDGFLTGAVRSSSQEHKLFRFFSGIFSKRDGTSTPVTSPYGKSHRDHVAKSKGYARSQKKGVPALEQSSSESIDENISQNDAFVNSQEWTLSRSVPELKVGIVGNLASGKSALVHRYLTGTYVQEESPEGGRFKKEIVVDGQSYLLLIRDEGGPPEAQFAMWVDAVIFVFSLEDENSFNAVYYYYTRMANYRSTTEMPMVLVGTQDAISAANPRVIDDSRARKLSNDLKRCTYYETCATYGLNVERVFQDVAQKIVATRKKQQLSIGPCKSLPNSPSHSSVCSAQVSAVHVSQTSNGGGSLSDYSSSVPSTPSTSQKELRIDIPQTANTPTPVRKQSKRRSNIFASRKGSDLDKEKKNLETRADSIGSGRAIPIKQGMLLKRSGKSLNKEWKKKYVTLCDNGLLTYHPSLHDYMQNVHGKEIDLLRTTVKVPGKRPPRATSACAPLSSPKTNGLPKDLSSLHISQNPGNVTPTGSTTQMASGISLVSFNSRPEGMHQRSYSVSSADQWSEATVIANSGISSDAARPARGARGDRQLHRSETKTE